The window TGAAGGTTGGACGGTCCAAATTTTCCGGTCGATAGATGATGGTGCGGTTGGAGGATTCCCTGAGGATCCTCGTGAAGCTTCGAGCGTAGGACTTATAACCGGAAAAGATAACGTCATCGAAAGAAGCATACAAGACGCTTACATTAACGCCATAAGGAGAGCCAAACACTTtatctacattgagaaccaatACTTCCTAGGAAGCTCCTTTGGATGGAGCTCTAGAGACATTAATATAAATGAGATCAACGCTTTACACCTCATTCCCAAAGAGATTTCTCTCAAGATAGTGAGTAAGATCGAGGCAGGTGAGCGGTTTTCAGTGTATGTCGTGATACCGTTGTGGCCTGAAGGGAAACCTGGTTCTGCTTCGGTTCAGGCAATATTAGACTGGCAAAGGAGAACAATGGAGATGATGTATACTGATATCGTCATTGCTCTTAGGAAGAAAGGTCTAGATGCAAACCCTAGAGACTACTTAACGTTTTTCTGCCTCGGGAACCGGGAAGTTAACAAGGCGGGTGAGTACTCGGCTCCTGAGAAACCAGCGGCTAATTCTGATTACGCAAGAGCTCAAGAATCTCGTCGGTTCATGATCTATGTTCATTCTAAAATGATGATTGGTAAGTCAACACCTACCTTATGTGACAAGGAAATATAGATTCCAACTTATGTTTTAGAGTGGGCCAAAAACCCATGAACCTATGCATGTGGTCTTGGTTACTATGGTTTATTCGGTTGGTTAATTAGTTTCGGCCTAAATTTTGCCCGAATATAAACCGGAAAAGTTGGGTCTGATTTGGTTTAGTGTTCGGTTAGTCGGTTTCAAAAAATCCTACCAAATTTAACAGAAGCTTTTTTTTAAAGTAGATTTcagttaaattttgttaaaaattcgGATATATTACTTTTGTTTAATTACGTTAATTTGGCTAGTTCGGTTTCAAATTAATTTGATTAGTTCAGTTTCAaatttgatgagtttgttagtttttagttatgtttttttaattagagtTGGTAAGGTcagtttttttagaaaaaaaaataaaataatatgaactgaaaatgataaccaatttttttaatcaaccaaatcaaaccaaactcctaagcaaaaacaaaattttctgtTCGGATCAGAAAAAAATCCCAGGTCTACATGAACCCGTCAAAGACAAACCCAAAAAcctattcaaaataataattctcATAACATATACAGTTTCTAACTTCCTATCTCTATGCAGTTGATGATGAATACATAATAATAGGATCAGCAAATATCAACCAAAGGTCTATGGATGGAGGTCGAGACTCAGAGATCGCAATGGGAGCATACCAACCTAACCATCTGCTATCTACCAATCAAATGAAGCCAACGGGTCAAGTTTTCAGCTTTAGGATATCACTATGGCTTGAACATCTACGGATTATAACCAATCCATTCATGTTCCCTGAAAGCGAAGAGTGCATAAGAATGGTAAATGCAAAGGCAGACGAGCTATG of the Raphanus sativus cultivar WK10039 unplaced genomic scaffold, ASM80110v3 Scaffold0485, whole genome shotgun sequence genome contains:
- the LOC130502290 gene encoding phospholipase D alpha 3-like — translated: MERLAEITVPPLPFVKSDDVEGWTVQIFRSIDDGAVGGFPEDPREASSVGLITGKDNVIERSIQDAYINAIRRAKHFIYIENQYFLGSSFGWSSRDININEINALHLIPKEISLKIVSKIEAGERFSVYVVIPLWPEGKPGSASVQAILDWQRRTMEMMYTDIVIALRKKGLDANPRDYLTFFCLGNREVNKAGEYSAPEKPAANSDYARAQESRRFMIYVHSKMMIVDDEYIIIGSANINQRSMDGGRDSEIAMGAYQPNHLLSTNQMKPTGQVFSFRISLWLEHLRIITNPFMFPESEECIRMVNAKADELWGLYSAQVYPRDHDLPGHLLSYPISIGTNGEVTNLAGAELFPDTNAKVLGEKSNYLPPILTT